ACACCCTTTCGGTGCTGGTCGAAGACGAGTCCGGTGCCCTGAGTCGAATCTCAGGACTGTTCGCCCGTAGGGGCTTCAATATCGAAAGCTTGGCCGTGGGACCGGCGGAGCGCAAGGGGATCTCCCGCCTAACGATGGTGGTGGATGGCGACGCCCACACCGTTGAGCAGATGACAAAGCAGCTCGACAAGCTGATCAACGTGCTCGGGGTGATCGACCTTTCGACAATCCCAGCCGTGGAGCGGGAATTGATGCTGTTGAAGGTGGCCGCACCGGCCGCTAACCG
This genomic interval from Cyanobium sp. WAJ14-Wanaka contains the following:
- the ilvN gene encoding acetolactate synthase small subunit, translating into MKHTLSVLVEDESGALSRISGLFARRGFNIESLAVGPAERKGISRLTMVVDGDAHTVEQMTKQLDKLINVLGVIDLSTIPAVERELMLLKVAAPAANRSAILDLAQVFRANVVDVADDALTLEVVGDPGKLVALEQVMKAYGILEIARTGRISLERASGVNTAYLKTTSSEKRVPA